Proteins found in one Macaca mulatta isolate MMU2019108-1 chromosome Y, T2T-MMU8v2.0, whole genome shotgun sequence genomic segment:
- the LOC144329392 gene encoding E3 SUMO-protein ligase ZBED1 yields MENKSLESSQTDLKLVAHPRAKSKVWKYFGFDTNAEGCILQWKKIYCRICMAQIAYSGNTSNLSYHLEKNHPEEFCEFVKSNTEQMREAFATAFSKLKPESSQQPGQDPLAVKAGHGYDSKKQQELTAAVLGLICEGLYPASIVDEPTFKVLLKTADPRYELPSRKYISTKAIPEKYGAVREVILKELAEATWCGISTDMWRSENQNRAYVTLAAHFLGLGAPNCLSVGSRCLKTFEVPEENTAETITRVLYEVFIEWGISAKVFGATTNYGKDIVKACSLLDIAVHMPCLGHTFNAGIQQAFQLPKLGALLSRCRKLVEYFQQSAVAMYMLYEKQKQQNVAHCMLVSNRVSWWGSTLAMLQRLKEQQFVIAGVLVEDSNNHHLMLEASEWATIEGLVELLQPFKQVAEMLSASRYPTISMVKPLLHMLLNTTLNIKETDSKELSMAKEVIAKELSKTYQETPEIDMFLNVATFLDPRYKRLPFLSAFERQQVENRVVEEAKGLLDKVKDGGYRPAEDKIFPVPEEPPVKKLMRTSTPPPTSVINNMLAEIFCQTGGVEDQEEWHAQVVEELSNFKSQKVLGLNEDPLKWWSDRLALFPLLPKVLQKYWCVTATRVAPERLFGSAANVVSAKRNRLAPAHVDEQVFLYENARSGAEAEPEDQDEGEWGLDQEQVFSLGDGVSGGFFGIRDSSFL; encoded by the coding sequence ATGGAGAATAAAAGCCTGGAGAGCTCCCAGACAGACCTGAAGCTGGTGGCCCACCCCCGCGCCAAGAGCAAGGTGTGGAAGTATTTTGGCTTTGACACCAATGCCGAGGGATGCATCCTGCAGTGGAAGAAAATCTATTGCCGTATCTGCATGGCCCAGATCGCCTACTCCGGAAACACCTCCAACCTGTCCTACCACCTGGAGAAGAACCACCCCGAGGAATTCTGCGAGTTTGTCAAGAGCAACACGGAGCAGATGCGCGAGGCCTTTGCCACCGCCTTCTCCAAGCTGAAGCCTGAGTCGTCCCAGCAGCCCGGGCAGGACCCGCTGGCTGTCAAGGCTGGCCACGGCTACGACAGCAAGAAGCAGCAAGAGCTGACGGCCGCCGTGCTGGGCCTCATCTGCGAGGGGCTGTACCCGGCCTCCATCGTGGACGAGCCCACCTTCAAGGTGCTGTTGAAGACGGCTGACCCCCGGTACGAGCTGCCCAGCCGGAAGTACATCTCCACCAAGGCCATCCCTGAGAAGTACGGGGCCGTCCGGGAGGTGATCCTGAAGGAGCTGGCCGAGGCCACCTGGTGTGGCATCTCCACTGACATGTGGAGGAGCGAGAACCAGAACCGTGCCTACGTTACGCTGGCCGCCCACTTCCTGGGCCTGGGCGCCCCCAACTGCCTGTCCGTGGGCTCCCGCTGCCTGAAGACCTTCGAGGTGCCCGAAGAGAACACGGCGGAGACCATCACGCGGGTGCTCTACGAGGTCTTCATCGAGTGGGGCATCAGCGCCAAGGTCTTCGGGGCCACCACCAACTACGGCAAGGACATCGTGAAGGCGTGTTCCCTGCTGGACATCGCCGTGCACATGCCCTGCCTGGGCCACACCTTCAATGCCGGCATCCAGCAGGCCTTCCAGCTCCCGAAGCTGGGGGCGTTGCTGTCGCGCTGCCGAAAACTGGTGGAGTACTTCCAGCAGTCTGCTGTGGCCATGTACATGCTCTatgagaagcagaagcagcagaacGTGGCCCACTGCATGCTGGTGAGCAACCGCGTCTCCTGGTGGGGGAGCACGCTGGCCATGCTGCAGCGCCTCAAGGAGCAGCAGTTCGTCATCGCCGGGGTCCTGGTGGAGGACAGCAACAACCACCACCTGATGCTGGAGGCCAGCGAGTGGGCCACCATCGAGGGGCTGGTCGAGCTCCTGCAGCCCTTCAAGCAGGTGGCCGAGATGCTGTCAGCCTCCAGGTACCCCACCATCAGCATGGTGAAGCCGCTGCTGCACATGCTCCTCAACACCACGCTCAACATCAAGGAGACCGACTCCAAGGAGCTCAGCATGGCCAAGGAGGTCATCGCCAAGGAGCTCTCCAAGACCTACCAGGAGACGCCTGAGATTGACATGTTTCTCAACGTCGCCACCTTCCTGGACCCCCGCTACAAGAGGCTGCCCTTCCTCTCTGCCTTCGAGCGGCAGCAGGTGGAGAACCGCGTAGTGGAAGAGGCCAAGGGCCTGCTGGACAAGGTCAAAGACGGCGGCTACCGGCCGGCCGAGGACAAGATCTTCCCGGTGCCCGAGGAACCTCCCGTAAAGAAGCTCATGCGGACGTCCACGCCTCCGCCCACCAGCGTCATCAACAACATGCTGGCCGAGATCTTCTGCCAGACGGGCGGCGTGGAGGACCAGGAAGAATGGCACGCCCAGGTGGTGGAGGAGCTGAGCAACTTCAAATCCCAGAAGGTGCTCGGCCTCAACGAAGACCCCCTCAAGTGGTGGTCGGACCGCCTGGCCCTCTTCCCCCTGCTGCCCAAGGTGCTTCAGAAGTACTGGTGCGTGACAGCCACGCGCGTCGCGCCTGAGCGTCTCTTTGGTTCCGCCGCCAACGTGGTCAGCGCCAAGAGGAACCGGCTGGCCCCCGCGCACGTGGACGAGCAGGTGTTTCTGTATGAGAACGCCCGGAGTGGGGCAGAGGCAGAACCCGAGGACCAGGATGAGGGGGAGTGGGGCCTGGACCAGGAGCAGGTGTTCTCCTTGGGGGACGGCGTCAGCGGCGGTTTCTTTGGAATCAGGGACAGCAGCTTCCTGTAG